Proteins encoded together in one Rhodothermales bacterium window:
- a CDS encoding sigma-70 family RNA polymerase sigma factor, with amino-acid sequence MSDEDLMSQFQAGTVEAFDILVSRYKDPLTNYIYRFLGDMKECEDLLQETFLRVYRNRHSYRRIAKYSTWLYTIAGNLARSEYRKRKRRRLYSLQSVNRDDEEYEVEIPDETFSPDKHTESTIQDHFIQEALKQIPEEFREVVVLRDVQQLAYEEIAEITGLPMGTVKSRINRGRTKLQTLLKEVYTPQED; translated from the coding sequence ATGAGTGATGAGGACCTGATGTCGCAGTTCCAGGCAGGGACTGTTGAGGCATTTGATATCCTCGTGAGCCGGTACAAGGATCCCCTGACGAACTATATCTATCGGTTCCTGGGGGATATGAAGGAATGTGAGGACCTGTTGCAGGAGACGTTCCTTCGCGTGTATCGGAACCGACACTCATACCGACGTATCGCCAAGTACTCTACGTGGCTGTACACGATTGCGGGTAACCTTGCACGTTCCGAATACCGGAAGCGCAAGCGCCGCCGATTGTACTCGTTGCAGTCAGTTAATCGTGACGACGAAGAGTACGAGGTCGAGATCCCGGACGAGACGTTCTCGCCGGACAAGCATACCGAGAGCACGATCCAGGACCATTTCATTCAGGAAGCTCTGAAGCAGATTCCGGAAGAGTTTCGTGAGGTCGTGGTACTGCGTGATGTACAGCAGCTTGCCTACGAAGAGATTGCTGAGATCACGGGCCTCCCGATGGGTACGGTCAAGAGCCGGATCAATCGAGGCCGAACCAAGCTGCAGACGCTTCTCAAAGAGGTGTACACCCCGCAGGAGGACTAA